ttggtgtttggaaaatgagatgtttaaaaaaacccgCCAGAGTCACAAAGGACACTgtgtcgttacctagcaaccccagcctaGCTcggcccgtcacctagcaacccacgctgagttccagcatgtttggtcagctggttttactgatgtacaatggctgctggaaaagacaagtgttttgttgttgacttaccatccagaaaccatttgctgcatgcttgttggttgtgcaggaggctccacttctgcttttcaaagatgtacagttgtataacaGTTTGCGGCCATTTTAAACaagttaaaacaacatttaatttcccttggGGCTCAATAACATCTTTTAATGTGTGAATGTAAGCGTTGAGGATTAAAGGTCGTGGCCAGCAGGAGCTGATTTGTCTTTAAAGTGACATGAAGCCATAAAGCATCTCAATCTGGAAGGAGGATAATGAAACTAAACTCTCGTTACCTAAGAATGATTTTTGTGCAATAGATATATGGGCCATAGACCTGTCCTAACCCTTTCCAGGAaccataataggtcacctttaaaacaGCAGAGCTGCACCTTTAATTGGATGTACAAGAGTCTGTTCACACCcgtcttttttctgttctgtttgtgtcCTCCACCGTTCTGCCCTGCATACTCGTATGTGTGTCTGTGAACCTCAGGCCATCCGTCCTGCTTGGACATGAGCGAGGAGCTGGTGAGCGTGATCCAGACGTACCGCTGGCAGTGCATGGAGTGTAAGACGTGCACCGTGTGCCGCCAGCCGCACCATGAGGACGAGATGATGTTCTGTGACAAGTGTGACCGCGGCTACCACACCTTCTGCGTGGGCATGGATGAAATACCTACAGGTGAGGAGAAACGGCTTTGTGTGGGGGGGTTTcagtcatgttttgtttttcttcatcagtTTAATTTGATTATCTTTGATATTTGTTGTGCGAAATAAAATGGCTGCGTcagattaaatataaatgtttttacataacCAGTACAACTGTTCACCGGTTTGCCTCTGCAGCTGCATGTTAGAGCAATGTGGCTCTACCTAGAAAAATGAGAGTTCAAAAAAAGCATTTAGCGTTTTGAGAAAGTAGATATTATTTCTTACATGCCATGCAATAGTTCCTGTTCAAATCCAGTGAATTTAGAATAAAGGATTTTTAGACAAGCTGAATTTCTACTTTTCCAGTTTCACTGCAAAGATTTCCAGATAGTTTGGGTTAGACAGAGAATAGTCTGTGTGCTAATTgggatttattttcataattatgaaGAATTGACTCATAAAAGGATGTTTTTGTTATCACTAATAAACCTCAACACTTGAAATGAGAGTAAGCAggaaaatgtttattgaaagatatttagattttctttcagaCTTTTGGTAGCTGTGTGACCTGAATGCAGAATCGTTgccagtctttaaaaaaaacaatttaattcagaaatggcagaggttgattattttaatccatatagtgtaataaatttaaagtttattaaaaaaaaacaaaaacatcctgtTCAAGGTTTCcctcagaaaacttgctaagcctggtggttagGTGctcggcagtcattcatccagcggcccgttgtgtttttgagttaaaaaacatttaaatttgacaggaaatttgaaaatatcacttgataattatgtgttattaaaagattaataccagaacaccaactataaaatcttaaaaaatgcaaacattttaaaaagacttattAAGTagtgcttagcctggtgggggcacaactaaagcctggtggcccgccaggcttataaaacactgggggaaaccctgctgtTGATCAGATTGAGAGGGGATCTCTTCAAATCACCCTACAGTTTCTGGGTTCAGTTCAAAATATTCATCTTctgataaaactattttttgttgatttggaTGCACATAAATATGATTTTCTCTCCAACATTTATCTGCATATTGAATGTTTCATAATTTCCTCCACTTTCTCTAAGACTTTAGGTTCAGCTAAATTGAACAAAGAGGTTTTATGTTTGCGTTTTTCCATAAAGTTTAAACAACCTGGTGACTCGTCTCAAAGTTTTTTGATGATCCCTTAGGAATTTTACTGAATATgaaatttttaatgttttctatcattctctTTAACCattttatgcttgttttttgtctttatttgtgCTCAACAATTCATCCTGTCTTCTCAGGTCTTTGGGTGTGTGAGGTTTGTGACAAAGACTTCGCAACACCCAAAAAGAAAGGAGTAAAAACACCGAAGAAGTCTAAATCGGCTCAGAAATGACCAACGTAAAAATTTAGTTAATTTGTCCACAAATCCTCTGTCaacatttctggaaaatgtaaattgttttttctatttcttaaaTAAAGCTTTGTTTGGACATTGTGTTCTTTAAAATGCtgtatttaattaagaaaagcaaaataaaaaattaaatgaacgCTTAACGTGCTGTTGCTTGGTAATGAAGAgctaagtttattttttacaaaactttgaATTAATTTCTATGACTGGAAAATGTTATGGTTCCCAGTGAACTATGCTTTTTCTCTCCGTACATTTCTGTTGTTATATAAATCTGGTGCTGAAACTCATTTAAACTCATTCAATGCAGGGTTTTAAAGGACTTACTGACGtcattcacattttaaaaatcaatttgagTGTTTTACGTCTTATTACCTGTGGTTTGTGCTTTTAATGACTCCTTGACTGAGAAAGCAGTCTgggtcaatatttttttaaataagtggtGCTGTTCTTCCTGTGTGTTTACGGACACTGgagttttaagttttattttaactataTTTCAGATTTAAGTTTCTCCAACATTCACTGTTCTCAGAATCGTAAGATGCAATTGTAACCACTTGTAATTACACTAAAGGTAATTACTCTaacatttgtttacattgaCTTGATGATTTTGGAATCCGCCTAAATGTAgtgttttgaagtttttattattattttatgtttgcattaTATTGTCCTCTAAACTGGTTGTTAAATAGTTATTTGTTGCCTCTAATGTCAGtgaataaattgtattttttttttttttttacaataaaatccacTTTAAAGGGCTAATTGTTCCCTTTTCATGTGTATCATGTTGGAAACCTTATAATCTCTTTCTGCTAATTCTACCGCTTTGATActaatatgtttttgtaaataattattcaaatctcacatttttgtgtctttttcctATACAAGATGGCTGACGAGGTTctttgtgttaaatgttttggatttgaAAGGAATTTAACGTAACAAAGTGAAAGCTAAGTTAGCAGTCAACATGTTATATTAGTAAATgatatgtgtgtttatgtttagaaaataaacattgatgTTCAATAATAAGGTAAAAGTGGCcaacaactgaaaaataattgcaCATTGAGAGGTTGggatttaaatacataaaacctttttttttttttgcttacttGTCCCATAATCTTGTTTTGAATTTATAAGAAGTTAATCTGAAGTATACACTTATATTCTACATATTTGTTTGAACTGATCTGCACAATGTTTAAGTTTGATCACCAGGTAAGTTATGCAATAATaggaaaaatataaacttttctACATCGTTTATGTTGCCAGGTGATGTTACTTTTGTGTGagcattacagaaaaaaaagtaacagtgtggccataattttttttttcataatctaGTGTTTACTTGGtcttttaattttctataaTCCACAAATGTTGGgctaaaattgaaaatatttggaaatcCTACCCACTGTCATGATGTCGAGTTTTTGAGACGGAGTCATTTTTTACATCAACGTTAAGCTATAATGTTTATGTTGGCGATTTGCACAAAATCTAAGATGCAATTAATtgcaaaattaattaaagtttttgaaATTCACAAATATCTTTTGCTCATTAATAAAATGAGTAGTGTTAATGTTACACCGTTCTTTTCATTGAATAAGAAGAGCAGAAGAGTCCCTTATAAACAATGGTGATTACCTCCAAAAAATTAAGTCCTATcatcattttacattaaatagtAGTAGAAAGGGCATGCCTACTCTGCTATATATGTATATTCATATTATGGAAGAACTGATGGTTTGTATAAGTTTTAGATATTTctcaataaaacttttttgaaaCTTATAACGGGTTCATTATTGAGCTTAGCTATACCAGAAAACTTCTGACAATCAGATCTGGTAGCGCTAATGAAGtaattgtgaaaaacaaatgtccGTAATCCAGAAGTAGCTGAATTGCATGTCGTACCTCAATCACCCTGTAGGGGCGCTGGTCAGCTGTGAGCCTCACCAGACGGGCGGTTGGTGAGTGCAGAGGAAGAGACTGCCATACTGCAGTGATACAGCGAGTTTAGCCGAGGGAAGCTGAGTTTTCCCCCTTTGCTTTGTTTCCGTGATGCTTTCAGCTCAAGGTTTTGGAGGCCCTGGCAAGATGAAGGAGTATCATTATGCCGGCGCTGTAGAGAACAGATTTTCACCTTACGCTTTCAACGGAGGGTCCGTGGAAATTTTCTGTTAATGTCAGATTAGCCTTGAAGCTAGCTCATAATACTTATGCTATCCGGTTAATTTTAGCAAACCAGTTCTATAGCTAATAAATCAGGTTTTTgtataaactttacatttgtgATGTCACACGATGTAGtgatgtatttatttgattCATGATGTTAGgtcataaaaaggaaaaaaggagtCAACGCAACACTTTCAGTTTCGAATCTGTTCTGTTAGCATCCTTTAGCTAGGCTATAGTAGTTTGTGTTCACTCTTGATGTTTTAGGGATATTGGTGCTAACCggtttctcctcttcttctcagAACCGTACTAGCTGTTGCTGGAGAAGATTTTGCCATCGTAGCGTCAGACACCAGGCTCAGTGAAGGCTACTCCATCCACAGCCGCGACTCCCCGAAGTGCTACAAGCTGTAAGTCATTCCTCTGATCACGGATGTTATGAAGACTGACCGCAATAAAAAGCTTCACGTCTCGGCTGATATGTTGTCTTTATGTCCCGAGACTCATTAGAAGATGGCATTTAATATTTCCAGCAAGAATAAAGATGGACTTAAATCCAACCAAATGCTGTTTTCTCCCGCTGCAGTACTGTCCTTTAACGATAATGGGTGAAAATGACTTGAAAGTTTAAcataatattttgtggtatttattgaaataaaagtaaaagttataACAACAAGCTTTTAAAACCCATCACATTATCTTTTTGGTGCTAAATGGACATGTATATAGCTAAAtgtatatttcatttttttttatattaaagatgttaatatttaaatgactaattccagtctttgtgttttcacacGCTTACAGGACAGACACAACTGTCATTGGCTGCAGTGGTTTCCATGGCGACTGTCTGACTCTGACAAAAATCATTGACGCCAGGCTAAAGGTGAGCTGTTTTTGGTTTCACTGTGGTTTTAAATTACCCTGCTTTATAAACAACTTGTTGCATTTGCTTGAATTCACCAAATTCACTAAATGCTGTCTGATAcggtggaggaggagaaaaaaaaatcagacacctgttttgttttaggcaccaaagtaaaaacacataaaataaaccGGAAATAttggatattttttcttttaaacatttttagtgtaagtcattagtttttcatttttgcgTGTTTATGTGTCCTTTGCAACTTTGTGCAAGTAGAAATTACAATCAATTTTGGATGAAGAAGGAATATAAATCATAATACCACAGTGATTTAAACATTACATTcagttataaaataatatttctcttCTTCTCAGATGTACAAACActcaaacaacaaaactatGACCAGTGGAGCCATTGCAGCCATGTTGTCCACCATCTTGTACAGTCGGAGGTTCTTCCCTTACTACGTCTACAACATCATTGGGGGTCTGGATGAAGAAGGTGGGCTCTTATGTTCTAGCGTACAAACCGTTCAACTATTCTGCTGTTAGAAATACATATTACAGTAAACATAGCTGGCTTCATTGTTGTATTTTATACACTTCAGAGCAAGAATTGTATGAAATGGGTCAAACATCACATCTTACTGCCATATCTTTAAGCAAATAAAGCTCTGGCTAAGATGATTCATCAAATTAATCATTaagaattttttattaaaatgattttcaattAACATAGACTTAATAAAAGCCCATTTGCTGATATACCACACACTGATGGCAGTAATtaagctgaaggaaaaaaaaaaaaatgttaaatgttaatgtgtttttcttaaagctgcagatcCATTCTtagctacaaatgatcaagcatacACTAGAGGAATGCtgcattatttcattttaggcaataaaatgttaattttcttgTGGAAGCCTTCattaatttgcatattttgatTCCTTtgtaatattgtataaaaagtgATTAACTGAAATTTTTTCTATCcaattagttaattaattaatagatTACTAAAACAATTGCAGCCCTGTTATTATTTTGTAGTTATAAAAGTTTTTCCTTCATAATTTGTAGAGTTTGGTCAAAAATTATTTCGACGGTATTTCACGCTGTCCCTTTAACAGTTATCCTTCATCAAATAGCGTCATTAAATACGACAATAATTTTCAAACTCTTCCAAAAACAACTCAGACTTGTTCTCAAGTGGATCAGTATCAGTAGAAATATTTTGTGTCTCCAGCAGTAATCAGGGTATTTATTATTACgtacattattttgttttattaacgcttaaagtttgtcttatggtcttatttttttttctgtgtacaaCCTGGAATATGTGCAACGTAGGCAAAGGAGCGGTGTACAGCTTCGACCCGGTCGGCTCCTACCAGAGAGACACCTACAAGGCCGGAGGGTCCGCCAGCGCCATGCTGCAGCCGTTGCTAGACAACCAGGTcgataaaaacacacacagaccatTTTATTCATCCTCATTATGAACACAGTCTGACTCTTTCCAAAATGCTGCTTCACAGATCGGGTTTAAGAACATGGAGGGTGTGCAGCACCTTCCCTTGACTCAGGAGAAAGCGGTGCAGCTGGTCAAAGACGTCTTCATCTCGGCCGCAGAGAGAGACGTCTACACCGGAGACGCCCTTCGCGTCTGCGTCATCACGAAGGACGGCATCAACGAGCAGACGATACCGCTGAGGAAGGACTAGAGAGGACACAGTGTTTCTGTCTGCCTTCAGTTTCCTCTCTGTCTTCAGCATTTTACATAAATTGATCCGCAGGTTGATAAAGTTGCCATGTAGGTTTGGCTCCAAACTGAAGGGAGGATTTCTGTCAATTCTTTGGTCCCAAATATTCTGCTTATTTAGTCGCCGGCCTTCTTTTGGATCAGCATTCCTGTTTTTCCCGCCTGGCCTAAACTCTTCCTCTGGATGATTTCTTATGTTTTGGAAGGAAACATGCTCAGCTGTTCTTTTTACATtcttaataaatataaacagttcAGGAACTCTCCTCGTCTGCTGCTTATTTTTGCACTCAAGATTCACTTCTGAATCTCTAAGAAATGACCGGAAACAGACAAGATGGAGATAAATATCGGTTGTTAATATCggcccagttttatttacatgacAGATGCCGCTTTGTTAAAATATGACTAATATCGACCGATACCATAAAATTATATAGCATataattttatagttttaaatttatataattttcttcATCAATAAAGTTACGGACAAGCCTGACTTACTATTGAGGTCAAACTTTCCATCGGCAGAGCTTTGGTTTCTAAGTAACGtttaaatggatttaaaaagaaacaaagacggTCAAATGAAGGCGTCAAATGTCTGAATgtcaatgaaaatatttttttattagactGTTGAGGATACAGTgtatcttcagtcagaagcttcttcagatttgctgtaatacagactgctacaggagaccTTTCCTCATCTATAACTCTttaaagaatctgaattaatgagctgcaatataatttccatttgggatcaataaattatttttgaacttGAATACCGATGTATAACCCCACTAATGGTGATATGAATCCAACTATTAAATGTCCAAACACTATAAAGATCGAAGGGAATTGAACTGATcgtattaaaaatatttcaggtttATTTCACCTGAGGGTGTTgtgaattatatttttatttctgatgtgCCAATTTTTTCTGCTGCATCTGATAAGAAAACCAGTTTGTGCTCAGGTAAAGAAAACAGACCACTCACTTCCTTCATGTAACAAACCCTGGAGCTTTTTAAAGAGCTCTGCTTATTTTACTATATAAAGTGTTATAATTGTACATTTATGACTCAACATGTTATATTAATTAATGTTATATTAAGTATGTTTGACTGTGGAAACCAGAAGGAACAAACAAACCAGCCAGTTAGTCTTTCCCTCTTTTTATTAACCCAAGAAAATCAGTTAAATGTTtaacaattatttcaacaatcagAAAATAATAACTCTCTCACACAAACAGAGACGCGGTTAGGCGTAGTACTGCAGGTTGGCCTTCTTCTTGGCCTGCACCTCCAGGATTCCCTCCATGTAATCCTCGTGGTTGAGCTCGGTGGCGCCGCGGCGCAGCGCGATCATGCCGGCCTCCACGCACACGGCCTTGCACTGCGCGCCGTTGAAGTCGTCGGTGCAGCGGGCCAGCTCCTCGTAGTTCACGTCCGGACTCACGTTCATCTTGCGCGAGTGGATCTGCATGATGCGCGCTCGGGCCTCTTCGTTTGGCATCGGGAACTCGATCTTCCTGTCCAGACGACCCGAACGCAGCAGAGCCGGGTCCAAGATGTCGACTCTGTTGGTGGCAGCaatcacctaaaaaaaaaaaaaaaacacatagggGTAAAATCTGGGTGCATTGTCTTTTTAATCAtcagattaaaatatataatgacCATTTTTAGGTTGTtggacaataaaaataaaacatttttgaagttttggttTGATTAAACTGCTATATTTGATCTGCAGaagttttaaaatcaatttaaatgtcttatttacTCTTTACATATcaccaccttcctaaaataatggcattttttgcaaaaaaaatgcagaatatcATCACTTTTGATGAAgatatttgaaatgatttttaccAAATAACACAAGgtcaaaacaatcaaaaaatctgacaaatgtATTACCCTAATTGAGAATTTAActggtatttttaatttataatttatggGGAATAACTATTTCAAAGcaggactgtttttttttttattccaacaaAATCAAACTTAACATGAATTAACCTTTACTAGTCAATTATCTGATTTACACCAAAAGTTAAAAAGGTAAtttgttcaacattttattgGCAATATTTATATTATTCCATAATTTTCATTCCTAAAATGCCTCAACTGAGTCGGAGCCAATGACTGAGGAATTTATTGGCATTAGAAAAAGgcttaaaaagagaaaaaatggttaagtttgtaatttaatttaaatttacaaaCATGTTAAAAGCATAGAATACAgacatgtgattttttttatgtatatgcTGGTATTTTCAGCTtcttaatttagattttattgtacGTTTTTTTCTCCCAGTAGTTGGATAGATGTCTGGAGAATAGACACAATAATACTTTTTGATTACTCATTTATAAtccctgtcatgataacaaatttttctgGGCAATAAACTGTCCTAGAAGTTATttcaataaacgataatattgttgattTGAGACCATCTTCaaataatataatgataaaggcataacaatgcaagaacacgttctcaaagatcaataaactttaaattcaaatcaatatttaacactggaactggaagacattttaaatatccaaaataaataaacaaaacaatcaaatgaattatgtaaacaaaacaaaaagtgatagttgagaccaaaaagACCAGAATGAAGACTTTcatcatccagttttttgtggaaatagagacaaaagagaaaaataataaatcatacaaatgatttaaaattttaattattgagcttgttttaatttatcatgcaattaattgatttattatttattgtgacagacctacATACGTATACAGGACgtcaaaatgttttccttagGGCTGCACCCATTGCACTTTTCTGGCTGACTGCCGATCTTTAAAAcacctgacctgctgatttttgtctgaaatgtcgttAAATATAGCAAATAAAGCCAATGAGTTGGCAGTGGAGTGACTGTTGTTGCCTGCCTGGTGGACCGGTCTGTCAGTCTCTCAAAGTGGAACAAAAGAGGACAGAGGTTGATGTATAGACTTTTGCTGAAGTAGATAAGATTTGATTATAGGTATTGGTGGATCACCGATCtcctaaaatgaataaaatcggGCCGATTCATGGGTGTTTTCCTGTTGACTGTGTTGTGTGGTTGGCAGCTCGTTTACCTTGACCTGCATGTTGGGCTGGAATCCATCCAGCTGGTTGAGCAGCTCCAGCATGGTCCTCTGGACCTCCCTGTCTCCAGCCTTCTCGCTGTCGAACCTCTTCGTCCCGATGGCGTCCAGCTCGTCGATGAAGATGATGGACGGGGCTTTCTCCTTGGCCAAGGCGAAGGCATCCCTCACCAGCTTGGCTCCGTCTCCAATGAACATCTGGACCAGCTGTGGACCTGCGAGCTTCAGGAAGGTGGCCTTGGTCTGAGCGGCGCAGGCTCTGGCCAGGAGGGTCTTCCCGGTGCCAGGTGGGCCGTACATCAGGACCCCTTTAGGCGGCTGGATGCCCAGGTTCTCAAACTTCTCCTTGTGGTTCATCGGCAGCACTATGGCCTCCACCAGCTCCTGGATCTGCTTATCCAGCCCTCCTATGTCGCTGTACTGCTCCGTGGGACGCTCATCCACCTCCATGGCTTTCACCCGGGAGTCGTACTCGGTGGGCAGGGTCTCCAGGATCAGGTAGGAGTCTTTATTGACCCCAACCAGGTCGCCGGGCTTCAGCTTCTCGGCATCCACCAGCCCGATCACCGGCAGGAAGTAGGTCTGCCGAGTGGAGGTTTTAATGACGGCGCACTTTCCTTTTCTCTGGGAGTCCAGATCCACGTTGGCCCCGTCCTCCTCCTGGTCGTTGGGGTCCACGTCCAGCAACTCGATCACGTTGGAGACCAGGATACGGGCAGCGTTTTGTTCACCTTTATCTTCTCCGTGTTTTCCTTGATTTTGTCCTTCATGGCCTGGAGCTCGTGGGTCACCCGCAGCACTTCGCTCTTCATGATCTTTATCTCGCTGTCCAGGAGTCGGGTCCGCTGGACTATTTCCTCTGTGGACATTTTTAACACTTCTTCCCCGATTCCGTCTTCCACTTCATCCCAAACTGATTTGTCACTCAGCGACGCCATCTTTGCTGTGTCTGCGCTCAACTGTGACTCGCCGGAAGTTAAAGCTTCTTCTTCCGGTTAGCGCCGACGAGCAGCCCGGGGGACGACACGGAGCTAAAGCTAACTTAATTTCGGCTCCAGACTGCGGTCAAATGCAAAGAACGACCAGTGTGTAAGTCGACTTAATAATGTGGTTATTTTAAACgtcattaaataataaaaccaacGTTTTCACTGTGACTTAAAGCGATTAGTTACTGCGGCTTCGCGTTGGCTGATGTTAGCTTTGCGGCTAACGTTAGCTAGCTGGTGAGTTTCACAGGGTTAACGCTTTAAACTCACCCTGCTGGGAAGCCGTTAGCATCGACACGCCATATAATCTTAATTATGGCGATAAACGTTTAGAAAAGTGttgcaaaacatttaagacTGTAAACATGACCAATAAGAAACTCTCACTGTGGTGCCACTGCTATATGATTGTTTCGTAATTTTCGTGTAAAGAGTCTGAAAGAAAAATTGTGTCTCTGATTGGATTTTCAGATGAGGGTTAAGGAAGTAAAGGACGAGGCGCTGGGATTGGGTGTTTTAGTGGTTTTTGTTGCATTGATATCCTGCTGCTTGGAGACACCTGCTGCGTGAAGAGCTTCAGATTAGCTTGACTGCCTGCTCTCGGGTGGCAGTGTCACAGAAATGGACCAGAACAACAGCATACCGCCCTTCCAGGGGCTGGCCTCCCCTCAGGTAAGAGCTCAGATTTATCTcgataaattagaatataataataattttaaaaaaaagactgattaCAGTCACATGTCATTTTGATGACTGTTGATTAcagaaaaaatgcaataaattcagtttctctgaCTATTAGAATATTGTATAAGACCAGTAAAGATTCTAACttggtctttttttgtttaattattttgtatatttcaaatatcttccagttcgagttttaaatgttcattgaaatttaaagtttatcgaTCTTTGGGAATGTGCTCTTGTGTAATTTTGACATTGTATTAcctgaaaattgtctcaaaacaacaatattatcgctTTTCGGAATAACTTGCCCAGCAAAGTGTgatatcatgacaggcctatatGACATATGGataaactttcctttttcttgacatttctgttttttatttggttgCTGTAAAACAGGTGTTTAGGTTTTAAATTCAGTTGTGTAAACTCACTGTTTCAGCTGgtgctaaaaacaaaatttaacttGAAACATACAAAGTATCAGCGTGTGATTTTGTCTAATTGCTTTGTGCATCTACAGTTTAATACTCAATTACAGAAATGTATATTTCAATAGAATCTACCCCAGAATTGATTTCTGTAACATTCAGGCACTAATGTCCCGTCTGTGTGATGACGTGTGTCCTCGTTCAGGGTGCCATGACCCCCGGCATGCCGATGTTCAGTCCCATGATGCCTTATGGCTCGGGCCTGACGCCGCAGCCTGTGCAGAACACAAACAGCTTGTCCAtcctggaggagcagcagcggcagcagcagcagcaacagcagcagcagcccagTGCAGGTAACTGTGATCACTCAGATAAAATTAATCAGTTCAGGGCTCACATGGGTGGCTGAAGTCCTTGACTATGCTTTGAAATCATTGAGgggttttcaaggtttggaaaatgtttgatttctgtACAAAGTCCCTGAAAGTGCTTAATATTTA
This genomic stretch from Xiphophorus hellerii strain 12219 chromosome 4, Xiphophorus_hellerii-4.1, whole genome shotgun sequence harbors:
- the psmb1 gene encoding proteasome subunit beta type-1, coding for MLSAQGFGGPGKMKEYHYAGAVENRFSPYAFNGGTVLAVAGEDFAIVASDTRLSEGYSIHSRDSPKCYKLTDTTVIGCSGFHGDCLTLTKIIDARLKMYKHSNNKTMTSGAIAAMLSTILYSRRFFPYYVYNIIGGLDEEGKGAVYSFDPVGSYQRDTYKAGGSASAMLQPLLDNQIGFKNMEGVQHLPLTQEKAVQLVKDVFISAAERDVYTGDALRVCVITKDGINEQTIPLRKD
- the psmc3 gene encoding LOW QUALITY PROTEIN: 26S proteasome regulatory subunit 6A (The sequence of the model RefSeq protein was modified relative to this genomic sequence to represent the inferred CDS: deleted 2 bases in 1 codon); this encodes MASLSDKSVWDEVEDGIGEEVLKMSTEEIVQRTRLLDSEIKIMKSEVLRVTHELQAMKDKIKENTEKIKVNKTLPILVSNVIELLDVDPNDQEEDGANVDLDSQRKGKCAVIKTSTRQTYFLPVIGLVDAEKLKPGDLVGVNKDSYLILETLPTEYDSRVKAMEVDERPTEQYSDIGGLDKQIQELVEAIVLPMNHKEKFENLGIQPPKGVLMYGPPGTGKTLLARACAAQTKATFLKLAGPQLVQMFIGDGAKLVRDAFALAKEKAPSIIFIDELDAIGTKRFDSEKAGDREVQRTMLELLNQLDGFQPNMQVKVIAATNRVDILDPALLRSGRLDRKIEFPMPNEEARARIMQIHSRKMNVSPDVNYEELARCTDDFNGAQCKAVCVEAGMIALRRGATELNHEDYMEGILEVQAKKKANLQYYA